A stretch of Geomonas oryzisoli DNA encodes these proteins:
- a CDS encoding ABC transporter substrate-binding protein, whose translation MKRLAAVVMGLALFGSFGKAMAAAPADTLAEVKKKGVLVAGVKDSLPPFGYVDEKSREIVGYDVDFVKAIAKKLGVKVELKPVTSASRMPQLTEGNIDIIAATMTKNPERAKQIGFSHTYFATGQKFITVKGKVKSLKDLAGKKIGTAKGSTSEQNVKAALPTATVLSFDDYPQAFLALQQGKVQAVTTDEAILAGILAKAPNKAKFEIPNVQISNEPYGLGMRKDDAKFIAFVNKTILDMEKSGEAKKIFEKWFGKGTDFQLKRTFKIVADK comes from the coding sequence GTGAAAAGATTGGCTGCTGTTGTTATGGGTTTGGCCCTGTTTGGTTCTTTCGGTAAGGCGATGGCCGCGGCTCCCGCCGACACCCTTGCCGAAGTCAAGAAGAAAGGCGTCCTCGTTGCCGGTGTCAAGGACTCCCTCCCTCCGTTTGGTTACGTCGATGAGAAGAGCCGCGAGATCGTGGGCTACGACGTCGACTTCGTAAAAGCAATCGCCAAGAAGCTGGGCGTGAAGGTCGAGCTGAAGCCGGTTACCTCCGCTTCCCGCATGCCGCAGCTCACCGAAGGCAACATCGACATCATCGCCGCCACCATGACCAAGAACCCGGAGCGCGCCAAGCAGATCGGCTTCAGCCACACCTACTTCGCGACCGGCCAGAAGTTCATCACCGTGAAGGGCAAAGTGAAGAGCCTGAAGGATCTCGCCGGCAAGAAGATCGGTACCGCCAAGGGTTCCACCTCCGAGCAGAATGTGAAGGCCGCCCTGCCGACCGCCACCGTGCTTTCCTTCGACGACTACCCGCAGGCGTTCCTCGCCCTGCAGCAGGGTAAGGTGCAGGCGGTGACCACCGACGAGGCGATCCTGGCCGGCATCCTCGCCAAGGCTCCCAACAAGGCGAAGTTCGAGATCCCGAACGTCCAGATCTCCAACGAGCCCTACGGCCTGGGCATGAGGAAGGACGACGCCAAGTTCATCGCCTTCGTGAACAAGACCATCCTCGACATGGAGAAGAGCGGCGAAGCCAAGAAGATCTTCGAGAAGTGGTTCGGCAAGGGTACCGACTTCCAGCTCAAGCGCACCTTCAAGATCGTAGCTGACAAGTAA
- a CDS encoding transporter substrate-binding domain-containing protein: MPLHVFRSAQYIQRSRVAGPGGKRLCLSRITLFLVLFLVLSATVEGATTLGRGGIGKPVVVVGGDFNYPPYEFVDHDGKPAGFNVELTGAIAEVMGFKVEISLGPWDGMRRALEQGDVDILQGMAFSQERTSEVDFSTPHALLFQSIWIRRDDRRIRSIEDVRGKEVIVMKNSIMHDFMKGFDPKARLILTDTLAEALRLLNQGRGDCALVSRLTGMYLEKEMGLKRIVPVAEPIMTQAYGYAVKKGNAEVLARFNEGLAILKRSGQFQEIHNKWLGVMESQPVSWGRVVRYVTLVSLPLLLILGGTVVWSRTLQRRVAQRTEELAREVAEKQAALEKLRMHQDQLVQADKLASLGTLVAGVAHEINNPNGLILLNLPRFEEVLRGSQPILDEYREQHGDFKLGRHSYDRLREELPHMLSETQDAAKRIKRIVAELKDFARRDSADLTELLDLNLCAQAALRLVENTVVKNSHQVIANFADTLPRVKGNSQRIEQVIVNLLLNAAQSLEGTGKNIQISTRHDRFRDLVLLTVRDEGRGVEPEHLARLTDPFFTTKREEGGCGLGLSISAGIVKQHGGTLNFDSQPGFGTTVTMELPALQPKGNPEHRGL, from the coding sequence TTGCCCTTGCACGTTTTCCGTTCAGCACAGTACATCCAGAGATCCCGCGTCGCCGGTCCCGGCGGAAAGCGGCTGTGTCTGTCCCGAATCACCCTGTTCCTGGTCCTGTTCCTGGTGCTGTCGGCCACGGTGGAGGGAGCGACCACCCTGGGGCGCGGCGGAATCGGCAAACCGGTGGTCGTGGTCGGGGGAGACTTCAACTATCCTCCTTACGAGTTCGTCGACCACGACGGCAAGCCCGCCGGCTTCAACGTCGAACTGACCGGCGCCATAGCCGAGGTGATGGGCTTCAAGGTGGAGATTTCGCTCGGGCCCTGGGACGGGATGCGCCGCGCGCTGGAGCAGGGGGACGTCGACATTCTGCAGGGGATGGCGTTCTCCCAGGAGCGCACCAGCGAGGTCGACTTCTCCACGCCGCACGCGCTTTTGTTCCAGTCCATCTGGATCCGGCGGGACGACCGGCGCATCAGGTCCATCGAGGACGTGCGCGGGAAAGAGGTCATCGTGATGAAGAACAGCATCATGCATGACTTCATGAAAGGGTTCGACCCCAAGGCGCGGCTCATTCTCACCGACACGCTGGCCGAGGCACTCAGGCTTTTGAACCAGGGGAGGGGGGACTGCGCCCTCGTCTCCCGGCTGACCGGGATGTACCTGGAAAAGGAGATGGGGCTCAAGCGGATCGTGCCGGTGGCGGAACCGATCATGACCCAGGCCTACGGCTATGCGGTCAAGAAGGGGAACGCCGAGGTGCTGGCGCGCTTCAACGAGGGGCTCGCCATCCTGAAGCGATCCGGGCAGTTCCAGGAGATCCACAACAAGTGGCTCGGCGTGATGGAATCGCAGCCGGTTTCCTGGGGGCGGGTGGTGCGCTACGTGACCCTGGTGTCCCTGCCGTTATTGCTGATTCTGGGCGGGACCGTGGTCTGGTCGAGGACCCTGCAGAGGCGGGTGGCGCAGCGCACCGAGGAGCTCGCCCGCGAGGTGGCCGAGAAACAGGCGGCGCTGGAGAAGCTGCGCATGCACCAGGACCAGCTGGTCCAGGCCGACAAGCTCGCCTCGCTGGGGACCCTGGTGGCGGGCGTCGCGCACGAGATCAACAATCCCAACGGGCTGATCCTTTTGAACCTCCCGCGTTTCGAGGAGGTCCTGCGCGGCTCCCAGCCGATCCTGGACGAGTACCGTGAACAGCACGGCGACTTCAAACTGGGGCGGCACAGCTACGACCGGCTGCGCGAGGAGCTGCCGCACATGCTGTCCGAGACGCAGGACGCGGCCAAACGGATCAAGCGCATCGTCGCCGAGCTGAAGGATTTCGCCCGCCGCGACAGCGCCGACCTCACCGAACTTTTGGACCTGAATCTCTGTGCCCAGGCCGCGCTGCGCCTGGTCGAGAACACGGTGGTGAAGAACTCGCACCAGGTGATCGCCAACTTCGCCGATACCCTGCCCCGGGTGAAGGGGAACAGCCAGCGCATCGAGCAGGTGATCGTGAACCTCCTGTTGAACGCGGCCCAGTCGCTGGAGGGAACCGGCAAGAACATCCAGATCTCCACGCGGCACGACCGTTTCCGGGACCTGGTGCTCCTCACCGTGCGCGACGAGGGGAGGGGGGTGGAGCCCGAGCACCTGGCGCGGTTGACCGATCCCTTCTTCACCACCAAGCGCGAAGAGGGTGGCTGCGGCCTTGGGCTTTCCATTTCGGCGGGGATCGTGAAGCAGCACGGCGGCACGCTGAATTTCGATTCGCAGCCGGGATTCGGTACCACGGTCACCATGGAGTTGCCGGCGCTGCAGCCGAAGGGAAACCCGGAACACAGAGGACTCTGA
- a CDS encoding amino acid ABC transporter ATP-binding protein has translation MIKFEGVHKWFKKLHVLNGIDLHVKQGEVVVVCGPSGSGKSTLIRTINQLEPIEEGSLIVDGMDLRSKKTDINRLRAEVGFVFQQFNLYPHLSVIDNITLAPTKIRRTPKKEAQEQAMELLERVGLAVKRDAYPTQLSGGQQQRVAIARALAMKPRIMLFDEPTSALDPEMIGEVLAVMQDLASTGMTMVCVTHEMGFAREVSDRVVFMDHGVILEEAQPEEFFRNPQHDRAKQFLKQLLSPMH, from the coding sequence ATGATCAAGTTTGAAGGGGTCCACAAGTGGTTTAAAAAGCTTCACGTGCTTAACGGGATCGATCTCCACGTCAAACAGGGGGAAGTGGTCGTGGTCTGCGGTCCTTCGGGGTCGGGCAAGTCCACCCTGATCCGCACCATCAACCAGCTGGAGCCGATCGAGGAGGGGAGCCTGATCGTCGACGGCATGGACCTCAGGAGCAAGAAGACCGACATCAACAGGCTGCGCGCCGAGGTGGGGTTCGTGTTCCAGCAGTTCAACCTGTACCCGCACCTGTCGGTGATCGACAACATCACCCTGGCTCCGACCAAGATCCGCAGGACCCCCAAGAAGGAAGCGCAGGAGCAGGCCATGGAACTTTTGGAGCGCGTCGGCCTCGCGGTCAAGCGTGACGCCTACCCGACCCAGCTCTCCGGCGGCCAGCAGCAGCGCGTCGCCATCGCCCGCGCCCTGGCCATGAAGCCGCGCATCATGCTCTTCGACGAGCCGACCTCGGCGCTCGACCCGGAGATGATCGGCGAGGTGCTAGCGGTCATGCAGGACCTGGCCAGCACCGGCATGACCATGGTCTGCGTCACTCACGAGATGGGCTTCGCCCGCGAGGTGTCCGACCGCGTGGTGTTCATGGACCACGGCGTGATCCTCGAGGAGGCCCAGCCGGAGGAATTCTTCCGCAACCCGCAGCACGACCGCGCCAAGCAGTTCCTGAAGCAGCTGCTGTCGCCGATGCACTAG
- a CDS encoding sigma-54-dependent transcriptional regulator has product MSEALYPAFGVLLVDDEAPWLRSLRMTLEGPGAISNITALTDSRLVMGALDQGNIGLVLLDLTMPYFSGQELLARIAEEHPEVTVVVLSGLNQIETAVSCMRLGAFDYLVKTDEEDHILESVRRAIRMQELQRENKEMRRRFLNDRLECPEAFASLVTNNKAMRSIFQYIEAVAKSTQPILVTGESGVGKELIARAIHTLSRGDGPLVPVNVAGLEDNVFTDTLFGHKKGAFTGADESRSGMVEQAAEGTLFLDEIGDLSLACQVKLLRLLQEGEYYPLGSDQPKQLRARIVVATHHDLSKKKDAGGFRKDLYFRLRAHHVHIPPLRERKDDIPLLLDHFLKESAAVFGKKVPSYPKELLTLLTNYSFPGNLRELRSMVYDAMSVHSSRMLSMNGFRQAMEVQGEVPAEQAMAAGEQNVFYSCQEIPTLSAAVEQLVAEAMRRSDNNQSMASRMLGISQPALSKRLKLQRDGKGE; this is encoded by the coding sequence ATGAGCGAAGCACTATATCCGGCCTTCGGTGTGCTGCTGGTGGACGATGAGGCCCCCTGGCTGCGCAGCCTGCGCATGACGCTGGAAGGACCCGGCGCCATCAGCAACATCACCGCGCTCACCGACAGCCGCCTGGTGATGGGGGCGCTGGACCAGGGCAACATCGGCCTGGTGCTGCTCGACCTGACCATGCCCTACTTTTCCGGGCAGGAGCTCCTGGCGCGCATCGCGGAGGAACATCCCGAGGTCACCGTGGTGGTCCTGTCCGGCCTGAACCAGATCGAGACGGCGGTCTCCTGCATGCGACTGGGCGCCTTCGACTACCTGGTGAAGACCGACGAGGAGGATCACATCCTCGAATCGGTGCGGCGCGCCATCCGGATGCAGGAGCTGCAGCGGGAAAACAAGGAGATGCGGCGCCGCTTCCTGAACGACCGCCTGGAGTGCCCGGAGGCCTTCGCCTCCCTCGTCACCAACAACAAGGCGATGCGCTCCATCTTCCAGTACATCGAGGCGGTGGCCAAGAGCACCCAACCCATCCTGGTGACCGGGGAAAGCGGCGTCGGCAAGGAACTGATCGCCCGCGCCATCCACACGTTAAGCCGCGGCGACGGACCGCTGGTCCCGGTGAACGTGGCGGGTCTCGAGGACAACGTCTTCACCGACACCCTGTTCGGGCACAAGAAGGGAGCCTTCACCGGCGCCGACGAGAGCCGCAGCGGTATGGTGGAGCAGGCCGCCGAGGGGACGCTCTTTCTCGACGAGATCGGCGACCTCTCGCTTGCCTGCCAGGTGAAGCTTTTGCGCCTGTTGCAGGAAGGGGAGTACTATCCGTTGGGAAGCGACCAGCCCAAGCAGCTCAGGGCGCGCATCGTGGTGGCGACGCACCATGATCTCTCAAAGAAGAAGGATGCGGGCGGCTTCAGGAAGGACCTCTACTTCCGCCTCAGGGCGCACCACGTGCACATCCCGCCACTGCGCGAGAGAAAGGACGACATCCCGCTGCTGTTGGACCACTTCCTCAAGGAGAGCGCGGCGGTGTTCGGCAAGAAGGTTCCCAGCTACCCCAAGGAACTCCTGACCCTTCTCACCAACTACAGCTTCCCGGGGAACCTGCGCGAGCTGAGGTCGATGGTCTACGACGCCATGAGCGTGCACTCCTCGCGCATGCTCTCCATGAACGGCTTCAGGCAGGCGATGGAGGTGCAGGGGGAGGTCCCCGCGGAACAGGCCATGGCGGCGGGGGAACAGAACGTCTTTTACTCCTGCCAGGAGATCCCCACCCTGAGCGCGGCGGTCGAGCAGCTGGTGGCCGAGGCGATGCGGCGCTCCGACAACAACCAGAGCATGGCATCGCGCATGCTGGGGATTTCGCAGCCGGCGCTCAGCAAGAGGCTCAAGCTGCAACGGGACGGGAAAGGGGAATAG